The following are from one region of the Paenibacillus protaetiae genome:
- a CDS encoding flagellar hook-basal body protein encodes MNSSMINAMTSLGSLQQKLDVLADNIANSNTVGYKRKEASFADLLDTAYKQPDPFMKPGRMTPSGFNQGWGTRLASIQTNYEQGPLKETGVDTDLAIEGNAMFQVEAGGGHAYTRSGAFQLTSLANGDTILATEQGYPVVAQVRDTDGKLIDGRIVVPPNYKIQVAADGTVTGESPDGEQEELGRIKLMQVNRPSALSEAADNMYVVEPGMNENDVLQQAEPSADNGIAVRQRYLEQSNVDLSNEVTELINVQRAYQLAARALSSSDTMMGLANNMRA; translated from the coding sequence ATGAACAGCTCGATGATTAACGCGATGACATCCTTGGGCAGCCTGCAGCAGAAGCTGGATGTGCTGGCGGACAATATCGCGAACTCCAATACGGTTGGATACAAACGGAAAGAAGCGTCCTTCGCCGACTTGCTTGACACAGCGTACAAGCAGCCGGACCCGTTCATGAAGCCCGGACGTATGACGCCAAGCGGCTTTAACCAAGGCTGGGGCACGCGTCTTGCATCCATCCAGACCAACTATGAACAAGGCCCGCTGAAGGAGACCGGGGTGGACACCGACCTTGCAATTGAAGGCAACGCCATGTTTCAGGTGGAAGCCGGAGGCGGTCATGCGTATACCAGAAGCGGGGCGTTTCAGTTGACGAGCCTTGCAAACGGTGATACCATACTCGCAACGGAGCAAGGCTACCCCGTTGTGGCACAGGTGCGGGATACGGACGGCAAGTTGATCGACGGACGTATCGTGGTTCCGCCGAACTACAAGATTCAAGTTGCTGCAGACGGCACTGTAACAGGGGAGTCGCCGGACGGCGAGCAGGAGGAGTTAGGCCGCATCAAGCTGATGCAGGTTAACCGTCCGTCCGCGTTGTCCGAAGCGGCTGATAATATGTATGTCGTAGAGCCGGGCATGAATGAGAATGACGTGCTTCAGCAAGCCGAGCCCTCCGCGGATAACGGCATCGCGGTCCGGCAGCGTTATTTGGAACAATCCAACGTCGATCTGTCCAATGAGGTGACGGAGTTAATTAACGTGCAGCGCGCGTATCAGCTTGCTGCGAGGGCTTTGTCCTCCAGCGATACGATGATGGGCCTTGCCAACAATATGCGCGCTTAA
- a CDS encoding DNA-directed RNA polymerase subunit beta, producing MADERAGRTEGLGNRSEDNNRLSRRQSEASEPEKARRSPAVRTLLWILRKGIVPLIMVIMLAVGLYIGYTKLGKGSSGDVFHWSTWKHVYDLIFGDA from the coding sequence ATGGCAGATGAACGGGCCGGCCGTACGGAAGGCCTTGGAAACCGCAGTGAAGATAACAACCGTCTAAGCAGACGCCAAAGCGAAGCCTCCGAGCCCGAAAAGGCGCGCCGCAGCCCCGCTGTACGAACGCTGTTATGGATTCTTCGCAAAGGGATCGTGCCGCTCATCATGGTCATTATGCTGGCCGTTGGCCTGTATATCGGCTATACCAAGCTGGGCAAAGGATCGTCGGGCGATGTTTTTCACTGGTCCACTTGGAAACATGTTTATGATCTTATATTTGGCGATGCCTGA
- a CDS encoding CDP-alcohol phosphatidyltransferase family protein yields MNLPNTLTAFRFVLIPVYIAVFVSIEYKMAAFFVLIAAGITDMLDGYIARKTGQVTYVGTMLDPLADKLMIITVFLSLLLSGMISWLSAAALFFRDVVMILGGLYFHFTGRKNVPANWMGKLTTVLLYAAIMFVFLEVSFASEFLWVIIAFSFVTTIVYGVLSIISSNKQREQKV; encoded by the coding sequence ATGAATCTGCCAAATACACTTACAGCATTCCGGTTTGTTCTCATTCCGGTATATATCGCTGTGTTTGTAAGCATCGAATATAAGATGGCGGCATTCTTCGTATTGATCGCAGCGGGAATTACGGATATGCTGGACGGCTATATCGCCAGGAAAACGGGGCAAGTTACATATGTAGGAACGATGCTCGATCCGCTGGCGGACAAGCTGATGATTATTACGGTTTTTCTGTCGCTGCTGCTCTCAGGCATGATTTCCTGGCTATCTGCGGCTGCGTTGTTTTTTCGTGATGTGGTAATGATTCTCGGCGGGTTGTATTTTCATTTTACGGGGAGAAAAAACGTCCCTGCGAATTGGATGGGCAAGCTGACGACGGTGCTGCTGTACGCCGCGATTATGTTTGTGTTTCTGGAGGTTTCGTTTGCGAGCGAGTTTTTATGGGTCATTATCGCTTTTTCATTTGTGACGACGATTGTATATGGCGTGTTGTCCATTATTTCGTCCAACAAGCAGCGCGAGCAGAAGGTTTGA
- the fabZ gene encoding 3-hydroxyacyl-ACP dehydratase FabZ, whose amino-acid sequence MLDILQIQEIIPHRPPFLLIDRILEVEPGVRAVGIKNVTMNEPFFVGHFPSYPVMPGVLIIEALAQVGSVAMLLVEENKGKLGFFAGIDGVRFRGQVKPGDTLRLEVEITRLKGTIGKGKATASVDGKVVAEGELMFALSDPS is encoded by the coding sequence ATGCTCGATATTTTGCAAATTCAAGAAATTATTCCGCACCGCCCGCCTTTTTTGCTCATTGACCGGATTTTGGAGGTTGAGCCAGGTGTACGTGCGGTAGGCATCAAAAATGTGACGATGAACGAACCGTTTTTTGTCGGCCACTTTCCGTCCTATCCGGTTATGCCGGGCGTGCTGATCATCGAAGCGCTGGCGCAAGTCGGCTCGGTGGCCATGCTGCTGGTGGAAGAAAACAAAGGCAAGCTGGGCTTCTTTGCCGGCATTGACGGCGTTCGCTTCCGCGGCCAGGTGAAACCGGGCGATACGCTGCGCCTTGAGGTGGAAATTACACGCCTGAAAGGCACGATTGGCAAAGGCAAAGCGACCGCCAGCGTGGATGGCAAAGTGGTTGCGGAAGGCGAGCTTATGTTCGCGTTGTCGGATCCATCCTAA
- a CDS encoding phospho-sugar mutase, translating to MANRKTAEETYQAWLNDPLIDEATKAELRSIAGSEKEIADRFYRDLEFGTGGLRGVMGAGTNRLNVYTVGKATQGLADWVLAQTAGQAASVVIAHDSRNNSPEFALDAALVLAANGIKTYLFPALRPTPQLSYAVRSLGAASGIVITASHNPPEYNGYKAYGADGCQLIPEDAEQVIAAIQQIAGFDQVKRISREEAEAKGLLVWLDEKADEQYTDVVAAQSFNSELLKSGLGASFSVVYTPLHGSGNLPVRRVLEKAGFSNVHIVKEQEQPDGYFSTVKSPNPEEREAFTMGIELAQKVGADLIIGTDPDCDRMGAVVKNSAGEYVVLTGNQSGAIMVHYVLSQLKERGQLPSNGVVIKTIVTSEMGADIARSFGVAVENTLTGFKYIGEKMTQYEKTGEHSFLFGYEESYGYLTGTYARDKDAVVASLLIAEAAAYYSSQGKTLYDVLTELYAEYGVYLEALESRTLKGLDGVQQIQSIMQEWRLNPPTEISGIKVEHALDYSGGLDGLRPENVLKYVLADGSWFCLRPSGTEPKIKVYFAVRGQAKAEAEKALGALRAAVMARVDG from the coding sequence ATGGCAAACCGAAAAACAGCTGAAGAAACGTACCAAGCGTGGCTGAACGACCCGTTGATTGATGAAGCAACCAAAGCAGAGCTTCGCAGTATCGCAGGTTCGGAGAAAGAAATTGCAGATCGCTTCTATCGTGATTTGGAGTTTGGCACAGGCGGTTTGCGCGGCGTAATGGGAGCGGGCACAAACCGCTTGAACGTATACACGGTCGGCAAAGCGACGCAAGGGCTGGCAGACTGGGTATTGGCTCAAACGGCAGGCCAAGCCGCTTCCGTTGTTATCGCCCATGATTCGCGCAACAATTCGCCGGAGTTTGCCCTTGATGCAGCGCTGGTGCTTGCGGCTAACGGCATCAAGACGTATTTGTTCCCGGCGCTGCGCCCGACTCCTCAGCTTTCATATGCGGTTCGTTCGCTTGGAGCAGCAAGCGGCATTGTGATTACGGCAAGCCATAACCCTCCGGAATATAATGGATACAAAGCATACGGCGCAGACGGCTGCCAGCTCATTCCCGAGGATGCGGAGCAGGTCATTGCGGCTATTCAACAAATTGCGGGCTTTGACCAGGTCAAACGCATCTCCCGGGAAGAAGCGGAAGCCAAAGGGCTGCTCGTATGGCTGGATGAAAAAGCAGACGAGCAATATACGGACGTCGTCGCAGCGCAAAGCTTTAATTCCGAGCTGCTGAAAAGCGGGCTGGGCGCAAGCTTCAGCGTCGTGTATACGCCGCTGCACGGTTCGGGTAACCTGCCGGTCCGCCGTGTGCTGGAGAAAGCCGGTTTCAGCAATGTTCACATTGTAAAAGAACAAGAACAGCCGGACGGCTATTTCAGCACGGTGAAATCGCCGAACCCGGAAGAGCGCGAAGCGTTCACAATGGGCATTGAACTGGCGCAAAAGGTAGGCGCCGATCTGATTATCGGCACAGACCCGGACTGCGACCGGATGGGCGCGGTAGTGAAAAACAGCGCAGGCGAATATGTCGTGCTGACCGGCAACCAATCAGGCGCGATTATGGTTCATTATGTGCTGAGCCAGCTGAAGGAACGCGGCCAGCTGCCTTCTAACGGCGTTGTGATCAAAACGATCGTAACGAGCGAGATGGGCGCCGACATTGCGCGTTCGTTTGGCGTAGCGGTTGAAAATACGCTGACAGGCTTTAAATATATTGGCGAGAAAATGACGCAATACGAAAAAACGGGAGAGCATTCTTTCCTGTTTGGCTATGAAGAAAGCTACGGCTATCTGACCGGCACGTATGCGCGCGACAAAGATGCGGTTGTGGCTTCACTCCTCATTGCCGAGGCGGCAGCTTATTACAGCAGCCAAGGCAAAACGCTGTATGATGTGCTGACCGAACTGTATGCGGAATACGGCGTTTATTTGGAGGCGCTGGAATCCCGTACATTGAAGGGGCTGGACGGCGTGCAGCAAATTCAGAGCATTATGCAGGAATGGCGTCTCAATCCGCCGACGGAAATCAGCGGCATCAAAGTGGAGCATGCGCTGGATTACAGCGGCGGCCTTGACGGGCTTCGTCCGGAAAATGTGCTGAAGTACGTCCTTGCTGACGGCTCGTGGTTCTGCCTGCGCCCTTCCGGCACCGAACCTAAAATTAAAGTGTACTTTGCTGTACGCGGCCAGGCGAAAGCGGAAGCAGAGAAGGCGCTTGGCGCGCTCCGCGCTGCAGTAATGGCTCGCGTAGACGGCTGA
- a CDS encoding DUF5693 family protein, which yields MLRNWQHWNRKAKLWLWIITLLGVAAALPLGGLRMHMEKSSKQVEYVFDYRDLLEVADYQANPREFVSEQLDKLKQAGITTMSLYESSLKELSLAGRLTYYSSKDEASLRGQLPPQGQNYTYVLFKGAEEQAQIGPIVRDAFTRLDIPVRDYSFEGRSGFVIETPLNDAMLKPISFDPMTLAELKQAGFHILARFSDRAQPFDSQAVDKQLAQLQQYGVTRILFDGDKVKGFSDQAELHSLDSFGELLNKYGMGIVAIENLKKPQAGLNKLAYLTDYNVTRLYSLPDNDGMALSPEKIVDRFLLAAKDRNIRMFFINATAQSSQDKAGVVNSLANLYLSLKGPDGAVHRLEEAGFKPGEAQAFKVDHPSWAKPLRGVVALGAIAIITLLISAFIPGVAIPVFIIGLIGAAGLYVLNSSLDEQALALGAGISAPTLALIWATNRVYAHTEGKLRSISAGTWTMRSNGAEGSAAAGLKWLFEGMGTGRRFGMAVRLFIMTALISLLGIPLVFGLLNNITYSLVLEQFRGVSLLHLAPIALVALYVVLYTGDSPIRRLRGLLVLPIKVWWVVAAVIIAVAGLYYLSRTGNSGEASSLELVFRNWLENTFGVRPRTKEFLLAHPLLLLGLFLSLRYRAAWVLIIAGSIGQLSMVDTFAHIHTPLQISIIRVLLGLGLGFVIGCVLIAIWLVLEGVWRKWLKAGAKKLAES from the coding sequence GTGCTTCGCAATTGGCAGCATTGGAACCGGAAAGCCAAACTTTGGCTTTGGATTATTACACTGCTGGGCGTCGCCGCGGCACTGCCGCTGGGCGGCCTCCGCATGCACATGGAGAAAAGCTCCAAGCAGGTGGAATATGTATTTGATTATCGGGATTTGCTTGAAGTTGCAGACTATCAGGCGAATCCGCGCGAGTTCGTAAGCGAACAGCTGGACAAGCTGAAGCAGGCCGGCATCACAACGATGTCTCTGTACGAAAGCTCGCTGAAGGAGCTGTCGCTGGCAGGGCGGCTTACGTACTACAGCTCCAAAGATGAAGCGTCTTTGCGGGGCCAGCTTCCGCCGCAAGGGCAGAACTATACGTACGTGCTGTTTAAAGGCGCAGAGGAGCAAGCTCAAATCGGACCGATCGTCCGCGACGCATTTACCCGCCTGGACATCCCGGTACGGGATTACTCCTTTGAAGGCCGGAGCGGATTCGTAATTGAAACGCCGCTTAATGACGCGATGCTCAAACCGATCAGCTTTGACCCGATGACGCTGGCGGAGCTGAAGCAGGCTGGTTTTCATATTTTGGCCCGTTTCTCGGACCGCGCCCAGCCGTTTGACAGCCAAGCCGTGGACAAGCAGCTTGCCCAGCTGCAGCAATACGGCGTGACGCGCATTTTGTTCGACGGCGACAAGGTGAAAGGGTTCAGCGACCAAGCGGAGCTGCACAGCCTTGATTCGTTCGGCGAGCTGCTGAACAAATACGGCATGGGGATCGTCGCGATCGAGAACCTGAAGAAGCCGCAAGCCGGCTTGAACAAGCTGGCTTACTTGACGGATTACAACGTAACCCGTTTGTATTCGCTGCCGGATAACGACGGCATGGCATTGTCGCCTGAAAAGATTGTCGACCGTTTTCTGCTGGCGGCCAAAGACCGCAACATCCGGATGTTCTTTATTAATGCTACAGCACAGTCCAGCCAGGATAAGGCTGGCGTTGTGAACTCGCTGGCGAATTTGTATCTTTCATTGAAAGGTCCGGACGGCGCCGTTCACCGCCTCGAAGAGGCTGGTTTCAAGCCTGGCGAGGCTCAGGCATTTAAAGTCGACCACCCGTCTTGGGCGAAACCGCTTAGAGGGGTAGTGGCTCTTGGAGCGATTGCCATCATTACGCTGCTTATTTCCGCGTTTATCCCGGGTGTGGCTATTCCGGTATTTATAATCGGCCTGATCGGCGCAGCCGGCTTGTATGTGCTGAACTCCTCGCTCGATGAACAGGCGCTGGCGCTTGGAGCAGGGATATCGGCGCCGACGCTTGCGCTCATTTGGGCGACCAACCGGGTTTACGCGCACACGGAAGGCAAGCTGCGCTCAATCAGCGCAGGAACGTGGACGATGCGAAGCAATGGCGCAGAAGGTTCGGCAGCAGCCGGCCTGAAGTGGCTGTTTGAAGGCATGGGCACGGGCCGCCGGTTTGGCATGGCGGTAAGGCTGTTTATTATGACGGCTTTGATTTCCCTGCTGGGCATTCCGCTTGTATTCGGGCTGCTGAACAACATTACGTACAGCCTCGTGCTGGAGCAGTTCCGGGGTGTCAGCTTGCTCCATCTGGCGCCGATTGCGCTTGTTGCGCTTTATGTGGTGCTTTATACCGGGGATTCCCCGATTCGCCGACTGCGCGGGCTGCTGGTGCTGCCGATTAAAGTATGGTGGGTAGTGGCAGCTGTCATTATCGCTGTAGCGGGTCTCTATTACTTGTCCAGAACGGGCAACAGCGGCGAGGCGTCCTCGCTGGAGCTGGTGTTCCGCAACTGGCTTGAGAATACGTTTGGCGTCCGTCCGCGGACCAAAGAATTTTTGCTGGCGCATCCGCTGCTGCTGCTTGGCCTGTTCTTGTCGCTGCGTTACCGCGCGGCATGGGTGCTCATCATTGCGGGCTCGATCGGCCAGTTGTCGATGGTGGATACGTTCGCTCATATTCATACACCGCTGCAAATTTCGATCATTCGCGTACTGCTTGGCTTAGGCCTCGGCTTTGTGATCGGATGCGTGCTGATTGCGATATGGCTGGTGCTGGAAGGGGTTTGGCGCAAATGGCTGAAAGCGGGCGCGAAAAAGCTTGCCGAATCGTAA
- the csaB gene encoding polysaccharide pyruvyl transferase CsaB: protein MAESGREKACRIVISGYYGFRNSGDEAVLRSILLALQEQGEQLGVRFEPVVLSADPAWTAQMYGVEAVPRMHPQSLLRAIRSCDALISGGGSLLQDATGAKTIPYYTGVLKLAQWLRKPTFIYSQGVGPVNRRWMDPLIANVMKKSKYISVRDAESGKLLERMGVPASRIEVVPDPVMGLPLPADAAAHGAGAPARAADSAPVVGVSLRRWRSDGADLDRAADALAALAASRPVRLRFLPFHTPDDAEASQYVMERLKGRLGAGSAAELAQPGDDPQRMLLEVSRCDLLFGMRLHALIYAANQQVPMLGLSYDPKIDQFLARLGLTAIGTTEALKAEAFAAEAGRLLDGRDDWIKEHSGAIERLRQQSQQPAKQIAELLRQTILR, encoded by the coding sequence ATGGCTGAAAGCGGGCGCGAAAAAGCTTGCCGAATCGTAATTTCCGGCTACTACGGCTTTCGGAACAGCGGAGATGAAGCGGTGCTTCGTTCCATTCTGCTTGCGCTTCAGGAGCAGGGGGAGCAGCTGGGCGTCCGGTTCGAGCCGGTCGTCCTGTCGGCCGATCCGGCGTGGACGGCGCAGATGTACGGCGTAGAAGCCGTACCGCGTATGCATCCGCAGTCGCTGCTTCGCGCGATTCGATCTTGCGATGCGCTGATCAGCGGCGGAGGCAGCTTGCTGCAGGATGCAACGGGCGCCAAGACAATTCCGTATTACACGGGGGTTTTGAAGCTCGCCCAGTGGCTGCGCAAGCCGACCTTTATTTATTCCCAAGGCGTCGGTCCGGTGAACCGCCGGTGGATGGATCCGCTGATTGCCAATGTCATGAAAAAAAGCAAATATATTTCGGTGCGGGACGCCGAATCCGGCAAGCTGCTGGAGCGTATGGGCGTCCCTGCTTCCCGAATCGAGGTTGTACCCGATCCGGTCATGGGCCTGCCGCTGCCTGCGGATGCAGCGGCACACGGCGCAGGAGCGCCGGCGCGGGCGGCGGACAGCGCGCCCGTCGTTGGCGTCTCCTTGCGCCGCTGGCGCAGTGACGGCGCAGATCTTGACCGCGCCGCCGATGCGCTTGCTGCGCTTGCCGCAAGCCGGCCTGTGCGGCTGCGCTTTCTGCCGTTCCATACGCCTGACGATGCGGAAGCATCGCAGTATGTCATGGAACGGCTTAAGGGCCGGCTCGGCGCCGGCAGCGCCGCCGAGCTAGCGCAGCCCGGCGACGACCCGCAGCGTATGCTGCTGGAAGTCAGCCGCTGCGATCTGCTGTTTGGGATGCGGCTGCATGCGCTTATTTATGCAGCTAACCAGCAAGTGCCGATGCTTGGCTTATCCTATGATCCGAAGATTGACCAGTTTTTAGCCCGCCTTGGCCTTACGGCTATTGGCACAACGGAAGCGCTGAAGGCGGAAGCTTTTGCCGCGGAAGCCGGACGGCTGCTGGATGGGCGGGACGATTGGATCAAGGAGCATAGCGGAGCAATTGAGCGTTTGCGGCAGCAATCTCAGCAGCCGGCGAAACAAATTGCAGAGCTGCTGCGTCAAACTATATTGAGGTGA
- a CDS encoding WecB/TagA/CpsF family glycosyltransferase codes for MSRQVPTVPIYGIPFSKMSMEETVDYLTQAIENKETTHVITANPIMVMAAVESPDYYRMMTTAELIVPDGAGVVWAASHVGTPVAERVTGFDLLHNLLQVGERRRWKVYLLGTSQETIEAAAEKLQLQYPQVRIVGWRNGFFGPSEDAEVIQEIRNAAPDLLFVARGAETQEPWISKYKKELQVPLIMGVGGSFDIISGKLKRAPVLFQRLRLEWFYRLLQEPKRYKRMLVLPKFVVKVIRDKDKVTKPRTTS; via the coding sequence ATGTCCAGACAGGTGCCAACAGTGCCGATCTACGGCATTCCATTCTCCAAGATGAGCATGGAAGAAACGGTCGATTACTTAACGCAAGCGATTGAGAATAAAGAGACCACTCATGTGATAACCGCCAACCCGATTATGGTGATGGCAGCGGTTGAAAGCCCGGATTACTATCGGATGATGACTACGGCGGAGCTGATCGTTCCCGATGGAGCCGGCGTCGTCTGGGCGGCAAGCCATGTCGGCACGCCTGTGGCCGAACGGGTTACCGGCTTTGATCTGCTGCACAACCTGCTGCAAGTTGGCGAACGCCGCCGCTGGAAGGTGTATTTGCTTGGCACATCGCAGGAAACGATTGAAGCCGCAGCCGAGAAGCTGCAGCTGCAATACCCGCAAGTCCGCATCGTCGGATGGCGGAACGGCTTTTTTGGCCCGTCCGAGGATGCCGAGGTGATCCAGGAAATTCGCAATGCTGCGCCGGACCTGCTGTTTGTAGCGCGGGGCGCGGAAACGCAGGAGCCTTGGATATCCAAGTATAAAAAAGAACTGCAGGTGCCGCTTATTATGGGCGTTGGCGGAAGCTTTGACATTATTTCCGGCAAGCTGAAGCGCGCGCCGGTATTGTTCCAGCGGCTGCGTCTGGAATGGTTTTACCGGCTGCTGCAAGAGCCGAAGCGGTATAAACGGATGCTTGTGCTGCCGAAATTCGTCGTGAAAGTTATTCGCGACAAAGATAAAGTCACAAAACCTCGCACAACTTCTTGA
- a CDS encoding glycosyltransferase family 4 protein encodes MSAGMLYTIGFVIALIIALIMTPLVKKFAFKIGAIDKPNHRKVHTRIMPRLGGLAIYIAFVAAFLLLLPFMPGDLLRPRDMNLIRALFTGGTLIIILGAFDDRLELSAKLKLVVQIAAACVVVFGFGIKIDLVNVPFGDAMQPIASWVSIPLTIIWIVGVTNAINLIDGLDGLAAGVSGIAILTILIMASLMGNEAIILLCVLLLGGIVGFMFFNFHPAKIFMGDSGSLFLGFSLATLSMLGFKQVTIVSFVTPLLVIGVPLSDTFFAIVRRKLNNRPIFEPDRGHLHHRLRDLGFSHRRTVLIIWGVAAIFGGFAIIQSAVVQSSAANWVTFGVICLILFGLQIGAEITGIVDKTRRPVINLFSRMLRIKVDAESRTHSK; translated from the coding sequence ATGTCTGCTGGAATGCTCTATACGATAGGATTCGTAATAGCCCTTATTATCGCGCTCATTATGACACCGCTCGTGAAAAAGTTTGCTTTTAAAATAGGCGCCATTGACAAGCCGAATCATCGAAAGGTTCATACGCGCATAATGCCTCGTTTGGGCGGACTCGCGATATATATTGCATTTGTAGCTGCATTTTTGCTGCTGCTGCCGTTTATGCCGGGCGACTTGCTTCGTCCGCGGGATATGAACTTGATTCGCGCTTTGTTTACGGGCGGAACGCTCATTATTATATTAGGCGCATTTGACGACCGTCTGGAGCTGTCAGCGAAGCTGAAGCTGGTCGTTCAAATCGCTGCTGCCTGTGTAGTTGTGTTTGGCTTCGGCATCAAAATCGACCTCGTCAACGTTCCGTTTGGCGACGCGATGCAGCCGATTGCATCCTGGGTCAGCATTCCGCTGACGATTATATGGATTGTTGGCGTTACAAACGCCATTAACCTGATCGACGGACTGGATGGGCTGGCGGCCGGCGTCTCCGGCATTGCGATTTTGACCATCCTGATCATGGCATCGCTGATGGGCAACGAAGCGATAATATTGCTTTGCGTGCTGCTCTTAGGCGGTATCGTCGGATTTATGTTCTTTAACTTTCATCCGGCCAAAATCTTCATGGGCGACTCTGGCTCGCTGTTCCTTGGCTTCAGCCTGGCGACGCTGTCCATGCTCGGATTCAAGCAGGTGACGATCGTATCGTTTGTCACTCCGCTGCTGGTCATCGGGGTTCCGCTGTCCGATACGTTTTTTGCAATCGTACGGCGCAAGCTGAACAACCGCCCGATTTTTGAACCGGACAGGGGTCATCTGCACCACCGTCTGCGCGATCTGGGCTTTAGCCATCGCCGCACGGTTCTGATCATTTGGGGCGTTGCTGCGATTTTCGGCGGCTTTGCCATTATCCAATCGGCAGTCGTACAGTCCAGCGCGGCGAACTGGGTGACGTTTGGCGTCATTTGCCTCATTTTGTTCGGCCTGCAGATCGGTGCGGAAATTACGGGCATTGTGGACAAGACACGCCGTCCGGTTATCAACTTGTTCAGCCGTATGCTGCGCATTAAGGTAGACGCGGAGTCTCGCACTCATTCGAAATAA